CAGCACCACTTCCCGACCCGGGAGTCACTGGTCGCCGCGGCGGTCGAGTTGCTCGGCGAGGCGCAGCTGGACGAGTTGCGCAGCCGGGCAGAGGGGTCGCCGGGCGGCGCGTCCCGGATCGAGTGGGTCGTCGAGATGCTGCTGACGCTCTACACCGGCCCGATGTTCCGTGCCGCGTTGCAGCTGTGGGCCGTCGCGTCGACCGACGACCAGTTGAGGGGCGTGCTCGTCCCGCTGGAAGCGCGGGTCGGCCGCGAGGCACACCGGGTGGCGGTCGAACTGCTCGGCGTGGACGAGGCCCAGCCGGGGGTCCGTGAGCTGGTCCAGGCGACCCTCGACCTCGGCCGGGGGCTCGGGCTGGCCAACCTCCTCACTGACGACACCCGCCGCCGCGAGCAGATCGTGCGCGAGTGGGCTCGGACGCTCGAGTCTCGCCTGGCGGGAACCGAACAGGTCTAGACACCATCTCATTCCCAAACCGCTACAGTGTGGTTGTTAACACATTCGGCCCAATGGGCGATGACGTTGAGTAAGTAGCGTTACGAGGAAGAAGGCGATCCTGGTGTCCGGTTCAGAAGGCGCGTCGGTCGAGTTGACGCATCGCGCGATGGCGATGCTCAAGGCAGTCGCCCAGCAGCGTGCGGAAATGTCCACGAGCTGTGAGCCTGACCTGTTCGTCGATGGTTTCGCCTGCTGCGACCAGATGACCGCGCACGCGCTCGCCCACGGCGGCTACGTCCGCCCGGGGCTCGGCACGACGTCCGCCGGACGCGTTCCGGCCGAGCTCACCGAGGCCGGGGTGGCCGCCCTGTCGATCACGGCCGCTGCCTGATCTTCACTCTTCTGGCCGCACCTGTGTCCACGTTGTGTGACGGGTGTGGAAACGGGGGCCTCCCCCGCGGAGAAGGCCCCCGTGCTGTTGTCCGGCGCGGTCAGCCGGTGTACCCGGCGACGACCTTCGTGAACGCGTAGTTCTCCTGGTCGATCCCGCTGCAGCCGCCGCAGTCCCGGTTGGTCGCCCAGAACGTGAGCCGGCCGAGGTGGTGGCTCGCGGCATAGTCGCGGATCGCGGTGAAGTCCGCGACCGAGACAGTCTCCCCGGCGCGGTCGGTTTTGCCGTTCATCGAGGACAGCCCGCTGCGGTGGTAGGCCGTCGCGTCGTCCCAGCCGAACGTCGACTTGAGCTGCGCGGCGAGGCCGTCCACCGCGGACTTCGTCATGGCCGCCATGTCGCCGCCGTCGGAGAAATCGAACGGCATCACCGACCAGACGTCGACGTCCGCGCCCAGTGCTTTCGCCTGGGTGATCAGCCGCTTGCCCCAGTCGTTCGGGCCCTGCGGCGTGGTGCCCATCGTGATCACCACCCGCAGGCCCGGGTTCTTCTGCTTGGCGATCTTGACCGCGTTCAGGATCCGGTCCTGCACGGTCGCGTTCTCGAACTCGTCGGTGTTCTCGATGTCCAGGTCGATCGCCTTGAGCTGGTAGGCGTCGATCACCTTCTGGTACGCGCCGGCCAGCTCCTCTGGCGTCGAACACGCCGGGCCGAGCTTGTTGCCCTGCCAGCCGCCGAACGACGGGATCACGTCGCCGCCGCCCGCGCGGATCTTCTGGATCATCGCGGCGTCCGTCCCGTCGAGCGGGCGGTTGCCGTCCCAGGCGGGCGTGCAGCCGCCGCCGGAAAGCATGAACGCGAGCGTGAACGACTTGACGCCGGTCGCGCTCATCGCGGCGGCCGGATCGGTCTGCCCGCCCCACTGGTACAGATACGGCGAGGCGACGACCGGATCCTCCGCCGCCGACGCGGTTCCGGCCAAGCCGCTCAGCGCGGCTCCCGCGGCGAGCGCCAGCACGCCGATCCGGCCCGCGAACTTTCGGCGGGAAACACTGCGGCGCAAGGGATTCATGGATCCTCCAACAGGGGGACGCGCACCCGGCGGCACGCGGTGCGCCCCGCAGGCACTCGGTGGAGTGTGTGCGCAGTCACAATGGACTAGACCATTGAGAAGTGTCAAGGAATGACGGAGGACAGAAAAACACTCACTGCGGGAGCCGAGGTCACCGGACGATCCGGCGTCCCGGTGAGTGGGACTCGGTGCCGCGGGCTGGCTTCTTAAAGCGTGTCTCAGGTGGCGCGCGCCGAACGGTCCGCTGGGCTGTCCGTGAAGGGCCCCTTGAGGGAATCCAAATCCCTGAAGGGGCCCTTCACGGACAGGCTGGCACACTGGCCGCCCAGGCATCACTGGCCGTTCGCCGGGGGCGGGCGAACGGCTCGCTCCCCGCCGCGACCTCTGCGCCGCCGGGCGGTGCGCGCCGAAGGAGATTCTCGCGCGGACGCGGTCAGCGTCCGGCCGAGCGCGTCCTCACCGCTCTCCTGCAGAACGGGGGACGCCGATGTCCTCGAACCACAGCGCCGGCTCCCGCTCGATGAACTCGGTCATCAGCGCGACGCACGCCGGGTCGTCCAGCAAGTCGACGCGGACTCCGTGCTCGGCCAGCCACTCGTGCCCGCCGGTGAAGGTGCGGGACTCGCCGATCACCACGTGCGGGATGCCGAACTGGCGGACCAGCCCGCTGCAGTACCAGCACGGCGACAGCGTGGTGACCATGATCGTGTCGCGGTAGTGCGGGCGGCGGCCGGCGGCGCGGAACGCGGCGGTTTCGGCGTGCAGCGACGGGTCCCCGTCCTGGACGCGGCGGTTGTGGCCGCGGCCGAGAAGGGTGCCGTCGCGGTCGAACAGGGCAGCGCCGATCGGCACGCCGCCCTCGGCCTTTCCGGCTTCGGCCTCTTCGCGGGCGATCGCGAGCAGCTCGTCGAACATGCGGCCACTCTCGCCGGTTTCGGCGGGGAGCGGCAAGTCCTGGCCGATTGAGGACTAAAACTGTCCGCGAACTCTGGCAGAGTGACCGGCATGTACGGAACCTCGGAACGGCTGCTGCGCCTGTTGTCCCTGCTGCAGGCGCGCCGCGACTGGCCGGGTCCGGATCTCGCGGGCCGGCTGGGCGTGGACGTCCGGACGATCCGCCGCGATGTCGAACGCTTGCGGCAGCTCGGTTATCCGGTGCACGCCACTCCGGGTGCGGCAGGCGGCTACCGGCTGGGTTCCGGTGCCGCCCTGCCGCCGCTGCTGCTGGAAGACGACGAGGCGGTCGCGGTAGCGGTCGGCCTGCGCACGGCGGCGAACGGCACGGTGTCCGGCATCGAGGAAACCTCCGTGCGCGCGTTGGCGAAGCTGGAGCAGGTGCTGCCCGCGCGGCTGCGGCACCGGGTGCGGGCGATGGATTCGGCGCTGGTCCGGATGCCCGGACGCGGCCCGGTGGTCGACGCCGAAGTGCTGACCGTGGTCGCCGCCGCCTGCCGGGACCACGAGCGCCTGCGGTTCACCTACGGCACGCACGCCGGCGAGGTCGCCGAACGAGACGTCGAGCCGCTGCGGCTCGTGCACACCGGCTGGCGCTGGTATCTGGTGGCCTGGGACCTCGGCCGCGCCGACTGGCGCACCTTCCGGCTGGACCGGATCGACGGCCCGCCGCTGCCGGGTTTCCGTTTCACGCCAAGGGAACCGCCGGCCGAAGACCTGGCGGCCTACGTGTCCAGCCGGATCGCTACCGCGCCGTACCCGCATATCGTGACGCTGCGGGTGTTCGTCTCGGCCGAGGTGCTGGCCGCGCGGGTTTCGCCCACCTCGGCGGTGGTGGAGCCGATCGACGCGCACTCCTGCCGGGTGCGGACCGGGGCGAAGCAGTTCGACTATCTGCCGTTCTACTTGGCGCACTGGGACTTCGACTTCGAGGTGGAGGACGCGCCGCCGGAGCTGGCGGAGAAGCTGGGGCGGATCGCGGACCGGTTCGCGCGGGCGGCCGGGCGCTGACCCGCTACGCCGAGAGGCCGTCCGAGGCGACCGCCAGCAGCTCCGCCGCCGCGACGGAAAGCGCCTCCGGAAAGCCCTTCGGGTCCGGATGCGGCGCGGCCATCCACCGTTCGGTCGCCAGTCGCAGCACGGACAACCCGAGGTCGGTTGCCATCCGGGCGGTGTCGGGGTCGACGCCGCGGCGCAGCAGCGCTTCGGTGAGCGACTGGGAGATCGAAACCAGCTTGATCAGTTCGCGTTCGTGCAGCGGGGGATTGGCCGCGATGACCGCGGCGCGGCGGACCAGGAACTCACGCGGCCGAAACACCCGCGGCGCGGTCGCGAAAGCGGCGAGCAGGGTCGGCAACGCGCCCGCGTCCGGCGCAGCGGCTTCGATGCCGGAGACGAACTCCGCCTCCAGTTCCTGGCTGCCGCCGAACAGCACCTCGCGTTTGTCCGAGAACCACCGGTAGAACGAGCGCTCGGTGAGGTTCGCGCGCTGCGCGATCTGCGCCACCGTCGTCCGGTCGTAGCCCTGCTCCTCGAACAGTTCCAAGGCGGCCTGCTCGAGCCGGCCCCGGGTGTTGCCCTCCCACCGTGCCATGGCTCCGAGTATAGCGACAGCAGATGCTGTCATCACTCTGGTAGCGTCAGTGACGACAGCTTCTGTCGTCACTGAAAGAGGAGAGCGGATGCGCACCCTTCGATTTTCCGAACACGGTCCCGCGGCCGACGTCCTGCGGATCGACGACGCGCCGGCACCGGCCCCCGGCTCCGGCCAGATCCGCATCGCGGTCCGGTCCTGCGGGCTGAACCCGGCGGACTGGGCGTTGTGCGAGGGTTTGTTCCCCGGCGACCTGCCGCGCGGAATCGGGCTGGAGGTGGCCGGCACGGTCGACGCGGTCGGCGAAGGCGTCACCGGCACCAGCGTCGGGGAGCTGGTTTTCGGCCCCGCGCCGTTCACCGGCTCGTCCGCCGGCGCGTCCGAGCAGGCGGTGCTGGACCAGTGGTTCCCGGTGCCGGACGGGCTTTCTCCGGACCACGCCGCCGCGTTGCCGATGGCGGTCGGGACTGCGTACTCGGCGACGGACGCGCTGGGCGAGATCCACGGGAAGACGGTGCTCGTCCACGGCGCGGGCACGACTACCGGATTCGCCGCCGCGCAGATCGCGATCATGCGAGGCGCGCGGGTGATCGTCACCGCGGGCGAGACACACGCGGACGCACTGCGCGAGGCGGGCGCGAAGGTCACCAGCTACCGCGCCGGAATCGCGGACCGGGTAAGGGAACTGGCCGGTGGTCCGGTCGATCTCGTGCTGGACACCGCCCCGTTCAGCGAGGCTTTGCCCGAACTCGTGCGCGCGGTCGACGAACCCGCGCACGTCGTGACCCTCGGCCTCAGTTCGCCCGAACCCGGGGTGCGCACCCTCGTCGGCGAGGGCGTGCGGCCTAGTTACCGCATGCTCGGCGAGTTCGCGGAACTCGCCGCCGCCGGACGGTTTTCCGTCCCGGTGTCCCGGGTGTTCCCGATGGAAGCGTGGCGGGCCGCGCTGGAGCTGAGCCAGTCGCGGCAGGCACGCGGCAAGCTGGTGCTGCGGATCAGCTGACCGCGCCGAGCATCCGCAAGACCAGTTCGCCGTACTCTTTGCCCAGCTCAGCGGGCGTCTGCCGACTCCGCTCGCTGTACCAGCGGGCCACGTCGACGCCCAGCGACAGCACCGCGCGGGCGGCGATCCCGATGTCGGACACCGAGAACGCGCCGGACTCCACGCCCTCCGCGATCACCTCGCGCACCCGCTTCTCGATCTGCCGCCGCAGTTCGGCGACGACCTGGTATTCCTTCTCCGGCAAGGCGTTCAGCTCGTACTGCACCACTCGGGCGACGGTGTGGCGCCGCGCGTGCCAGGAGACGAAATCCTCGACGAGCATCCGCATCCGCGCCGCCGGGTCGGTCTCGCGGGCGAGGACGTCCTCGACCAGGCCGAGCGTCTGTTCGTGGCCGTTGCGGCTGATCGCGAAAAGCAGCGCGGCCTTGGAAGGGAAGTGCACGTACAGCGCGGCCGGGCTCATCCCGGCCGCGCTGGCGATGTCGCGCGTGGTGGTGGCGTGGTAGCCGCGCTCGGCGAACGACTCCACCCCGGCCAGCATGAGGCGGCGCGCGGTTTCGGGCTGCACGTCGGGCCACAGGTCGGCCGAGAGCGTGGTCATCCGGCGATCCTCCTCCAGTCCGCGCCGGCCGGTGGTCCGGTCCGTCGTCCGGACCAGTGTAAGCGCTCGCTCAGCGCTGGACCGGACGACCGGCGGCCCGCCGAAGCGGGTCGTTCACCGCAGGACGCCGGACTGGACGACGTGCCGGACGCGGGCCGGGTCGGCGAGCACGGCGAGGTCGGCGACCGGATCGCCGTCGACGACGACCAGGTCGGCGTGGGCGCCGACGCGCAGCGTGCCGATTTCGCCCGCCATGCCGAGCAGTTCGGCGGCGACGCTCGTCGCCGAACGGATCACGTCCAGCGGGGCCTGGACCTGACCGCGGATCCGGAATTCCTCGTTCTGATGCCGGTGCATGCCGCCGAGAAGATCGGTGCCGTAGGCGATCTTCACGCCGCCGCGGTGCGCGGTTTCCAGCGCCGCCAGCCCGGCGGTCAGCACCTCGTCCACCTTGCGCCAGCTGCTTTCCGGCAGCCCGAACTCGCGGCCTTCGGTTTTCAACGCCCAGTAGGTGACCAGGGTCGGCACCAGAAACGCGTCGCGCTCCAGAAACTCCGGCACATTCGACTCGTCGATCAGGTTGCCGTGCTCGATCGAGCGGATCCCGGCGTGCA
This sequence is a window from Amycolatopsis benzoatilytica AK 16/65. Protein-coding genes within it:
- a CDS encoding TetR/AcrR family transcriptional regulator; the encoded protein is MLREPQQERSRTTRRRLIEAAMDCIGERGWHGVTVAVIAERAGVSRGAAQHHFPTRESLVAAAVELLGEAQLDELRSRAEGSPGGASRIEWVVEMLLTLYTGPMFRAALQLWAVASTDDQLRGVLVPLEARVGREAHRVAVELLGVDEAQPGVRELVQATLDLGRGLGLANLLTDDTRRREQIVREWARTLESRLAGTEQV
- a CDS encoding chitinase; translated protein: MNPLRRSVSRRKFAGRIGVLALAAGAALSGLAGTASAAEDPVVASPYLYQWGGQTDPAAAMSATGVKSFTLAFMLSGGGCTPAWDGNRPLDGTDAAMIQKIRAGGGDVIPSFGGWQGNKLGPACSTPEELAGAYQKVIDAYQLKAIDLDIENTDEFENATVQDRILNAVKIAKQKNPGLRVVITMGTTPQGPNDWGKRLITQAKALGADVDVWSVMPFDFSDGGDMAAMTKSAVDGLAAQLKSTFGWDDATAYHRSGLSSMNGKTDRAGETVSVADFTAIRDYAASHHLGRLTFWATNRDCGGCSGIDQENYAFTKVVAGYTG
- a CDS encoding nucleoside deaminase, encoding MFDELLAIAREEAEAGKAEGGVPIGAALFDRDGTLLGRGHNRRVQDGDPSLHAETAAFRAAGRRPHYRDTIMVTTLSPCWYCSGLVRQFGIPHVVIGESRTFTGGHEWLAEHGVRVDLLDDPACVALMTEFIEREPALWFEDIGVPRSAGER
- a CDS encoding helix-turn-helix transcriptional regulator, whose product is MYGTSERLLRLLSLLQARRDWPGPDLAGRLGVDVRTIRRDVERLRQLGYPVHATPGAAGGYRLGSGAALPPLLLEDDEAVAVAVGLRTAANGTVSGIEETSVRALAKLEQVLPARLRHRVRAMDSALVRMPGRGPVVDAEVLTVVAAACRDHERLRFTYGTHAGEVAERDVEPLRLVHTGWRWYLVAWDLGRADWRTFRLDRIDGPPLPGFRFTPREPPAEDLAAYVSSRIATAPYPHIVTLRVFVSAEVLAARVSPTSAVVEPIDAHSCRVRTGAKQFDYLPFYLAHWDFDFEVEDAPPELAEKLGRIADRFARAAGR
- a CDS encoding TetR/AcrR family transcriptional regulator, whose protein sequence is MARWEGNTRGRLEQAALELFEEQGYDRTTVAQIAQRANLTERSFYRWFSDKREVLFGGSQELEAEFVSGIEAAAPDAGALPTLLAAFATAPRVFRPREFLVRRAAVIAANPPLHERELIKLVSISQSLTEALLRRGVDPDTARMATDLGLSVLRLATERWMAAPHPDPKGFPEALSVAAAELLAVASDGLSA
- a CDS encoding NADP-dependent oxidoreductase — its product is MRTLRFSEHGPAADVLRIDDAPAPAPGSGQIRIAVRSCGLNPADWALCEGLFPGDLPRGIGLEVAGTVDAVGEGVTGTSVGELVFGPAPFTGSSAGASEQAVLDQWFPVPDGLSPDHAAALPMAVGTAYSATDALGEIHGKTVLVHGAGTTTGFAAAQIAIMRGARVIVTAGETHADALREAGAKVTSYRAGIADRVRELAGGPVDLVLDTAPFSEALPELVRAVDEPAHVVTLGLSSPEPGVRTLVGEGVRPSYRMLGEFAELAAAGRFSVPVSRVFPMEAWRAALELSQSRQARGKLVLRIS
- a CDS encoding TetR/AcrR family transcriptional regulator, encoding MTTLSADLWPDVQPETARRLMLAGVESFAERGYHATTTRDIASAAGMSPAALYVHFPSKAALLFAISRNGHEQTLGLVEDVLARETDPAARMRMLVEDFVSWHARRHTVARVVQYELNALPEKEYQVVAELRRQIEKRVREVIAEGVESGAFSVSDIGIAARAVLSLGVDVARWYSERSRQTPAELGKEYGELVLRMLGAVS